Proteins co-encoded in one Kiritimatiellales bacterium genomic window:
- a CDS encoding aminoglycoside phosphotransferase family protein encodes MKNSEQISQILPDEVVQAFQCPGIYRGEIPYGTGHINDTYKVFYERDGKQEYYIRQRINHNVFTNVPALMENIGRVTRHQRQKFELAGAGEIDRRVLTLVPTIDGADFYCDAAGNFWRTYLFIENAVGIDVVQNTAQAFEAAKAFGLFQCQMADLPVRLHETIPGFHNTRQWFNALVAAMNADRFQRAAGAAAEIQFAFERESMVDVVTGLMNAGEIPERVTHNDTKLNNVLLDTVTGAGMCVIDLDTVMPGSALYDFGDMVRTTTTRAPEDERALSLVEMDMNYFEALTAGYLESAGFLVPRERELLAFSGALITFEIGLRFLTDYLQGDVYFKTHRDGQNLDRCRKQFKMVQSMEAQMEQMKRITGAAS; translated from the coding sequence ATGAAGAACAGCGAACAGATATCACAGATTTTGCCGGATGAAGTTGTTCAGGCGTTTCAGTGTCCGGGAATTTACCGCGGTGAAATTCCGTACGGCACCGGCCACATCAATGACACCTATAAAGTGTTTTATGAGCGCGATGGAAAACAGGAGTATTACATCCGCCAGCGGATTAATCATAATGTGTTTACGAATGTGCCGGCGCTGATGGAAAACATCGGGCGTGTCACGCGTCATCAGCGGCAAAAATTTGAACTCGCCGGCGCCGGCGAAATTGACCGGCGCGTGCTCACATTAGTTCCAACAATTGATGGCGCCGATTTTTATTGCGACGCCGCCGGAAATTTCTGGCGGACATATCTGTTTATTGAGAATGCCGTCGGCATTGATGTGGTACAGAATACTGCGCAGGCGTTTGAGGCGGCGAAAGCATTCGGTTTGTTTCAGTGTCAGATGGCGGATCTGCCGGTGCGTCTGCACGAAACGATTCCGGGATTTCATAATACGCGCCAGTGGTTTAATGCGCTGGTTGCGGCGATGAACGCCGACCGTTTTCAGCGTGCCGCCGGCGCAGCGGCGGAAATACAATTTGCATTCGAACGCGAGTCGATGGTTGATGTGGTTACCGGTTTAATGAACGCCGGTGAAATTCCGGAACGCGTGACGCATAATGACACAAAACTGAACAATGTTCTGCTCGACACCGTTACCGGCGCCGGAATGTGCGTGATTGATCTGGACACCGTAATGCCGGGTTCAGCGTTGTACGATTTCGGCGATATGGTTCGCACTACCACTACGCGCGCACCGGAAGACGAGCGCGCCCTTTCGCTGGTGGAAATGGATATGAATTATTTTGAAGCGCTGACCGCCGGCTATCTGGAGTCTGCCGGATTTCTCGTGCCGCGCGAACGCGAACTGCTGGCTTTTTCTGGTGCGCTGATTACGTTTGAAATCGGGCTGCGTTTTCTGACAGATTACCTACAGGGCGATGTGTATTTTAAAACGCACCGCGACGGACAGAATCTCGACCGCTGCCGGAAACAGTTTAAAATGGTACAGTCGATGGAAGCGCAGATGGAGCAGATGAAACGGATTACCGGAGCAGCATCATGA
- a CDS encoding NAD-dependent epimerase/dehydratase family protein, protein MRVLITGGAGFIGSHIAEYFQGKADVRILDNLRTGYRENLAGMNCEFIEGSITDRAAVRSAVAGVDYIFHLAAMISVPESMEKPAECVELNTLGTLTVLEEAARAGVKKLCLSSSAAIYGNNPVVPKLETMLPEPKSPYAVTKLDGEYYCEMFANEGELKTASMRYFNVFGPRQDPGSAYAAAVPIFIHRAVKNETITIYGDGEQTRDFIFVKDIVAANVFLALNENLSGVYNVAYGGSLTINELAKRIIQLTGSSSEIIYAPERAGDVKHSKASPEKISTAGFRPEFNLETGLQQTIEFFKNRH, encoded by the coding sequence ATGAGAGTTTTAATTACCGGCGGCGCCGGATTTATCGGCAGTCATATCGCCGAATATTTTCAAGGAAAAGCGGACGTGCGGATTCTCGATAATCTGCGCACCGGCTACCGTGAAAATCTCGCCGGCATGAACTGCGAATTTATCGAAGGATCAATTACCGATCGCGCGGCGGTGCGCAGCGCGGTTGCCGGCGTCGATTATATTTTTCATCTCGCGGCGATGATCAGCGTGCCGGAGTCGATGGAAAAACCGGCGGAGTGCGTTGAGCTCAATACGCTCGGCACATTGACGGTGCTCGAAGAAGCCGCGCGCGCCGGCGTGAAAAAACTTTGTCTCTCAAGCTCAGCAGCGATTTACGGAAACAATCCGGTTGTGCCGAAACTTGAAACCATGCTGCCGGAACCGAAAAGTCCGTACGCCGTTACCAAACTCGACGGTGAATATTACTGCGAAATGTTTGCGAACGAAGGGGAATTAAAAACCGCTTCGATGCGTTATTTTAATGTATTCGGCCCGCGGCAGGATCCCGGCAGTGCATACGCGGCGGCGGTGCCGATTTTCATTCACCGCGCCGTAAAAAATGAGACGATCACCATTTACGGCGACGGTGAACAGACGCGCGATTTTATTTTTGTCAAAGACATCGTCGCCGCCAACGTGTTTCTCGCGCTGAACGAAAATCTTTCCGGCGTTTACAATGTGGCGTACGGCGGTTCGCTGACGATTAACGAGCTGGCTAAACGGATTATTCAACTCACCGGTTCATCGTCCGAAATTATTTACGCACCGGAACGCGCCGGCGATGTAAAACACTCCAAGGCATCGCCGGAAAAAATTTCCACAGCCGGTTTTCGTCCCGAATTTAATCTCGAAACCGGACTGCAGCAGACCATCGAGTTTTTTAAAAACAGGCATTAG
- a CDS encoding sugar phosphate nucleotidyltransferase, whose translation MNKNLQSSIINRASGELGFANAKQRSDNLQSSIVNRQLPAPPALVIMAAGIGSRYGGLKQIDPVGPSGEIVLDYSVFDAIRAGFGKVVFIIRPDIEAAFKEVIGDKLAGKIDVEYVFQTLDKIPMPFSVPGGRTKPWGTGQAVLMAKPVINEPFAVINADDFYGRESFEVLARQLEKMPVESSDCCMVGFYIKNTLSPNGGVARGYCDVDAGILKHVSERFNIERKPDGIIRYEENGLLKQMNDDDIVSMNTWGFTPQLFEFLERGFVEFLERAGNEMKSEYLLPELIDSMIARGETTARVLPTPEKWMGVTYAEDKPQVMAGIRELINVGIYPENLWM comes from the coding sequence ATGAATAAAAATCTACAATCATCAATTATCAACCGAGCCTCCGGCGAGCTGGGCTTCGCGAATGCGAAGCAACGAAGTGACAATCTGCAATCATCAATCGTCAATCGTCAATTACCAGCGCCACCGGCGCTGGTGATCATGGCCGCCGGAATCGGCAGTCGCTACGGTGGACTGAAACAGATTGATCCGGTCGGACCGTCCGGCGAAATCGTGCTCGACTATTCGGTGTTCGATGCCATCCGCGCCGGTTTCGGCAAAGTGGTTTTCATTATTCGCCCGGACATTGAAGCGGCATTTAAAGAAGTCATCGGTGATAAGCTCGCCGGTAAAATTGACGTCGAATATGTTTTTCAAACGCTCGACAAAATTCCGATGCCGTTTTCTGTTCCGGGAGGACGTACAAAACCGTGGGGCACCGGTCAGGCGGTGCTGATGGCGAAGCCGGTGATTAACGAACCGTTCGCCGTAATTAATGCCGATGATTTTTACGGGCGCGAAAGTTTTGAAGTGCTCGCGCGCCAGCTTGAAAAAATGCCGGTGGAAAGTTCCGACTGCTGCATGGTCGGTTTTTACATCAAAAACACACTGTCGCCGAACGGCGGTGTTGCGCGCGGGTATTGCGATGTCGACGCCGGAATTTTGAAACACGTTTCCGAGCGCTTTAATATTGAGCGCAAACCCGACGGCATAATCCGTTATGAAGAAAACGGTTTGCTGAAACAGATGAACGACGACGACATTGTTTCGATGAATACCTGGGGCTTCACGCCGCAACTGTTTGAATTTCTCGAACGCGGTTTTGTTGAATTTCTCGAGCGCGCCGGCAACGAGATGAAAAGTGAATATCTGCTGCCGGAACTCATCGACAGCATGATCGCGCGCGGTGAAACCACGGCGCGCGTTCTGCCGACGCCGGAAAAATGGATGGGCGTGACGTACGCCGAAGATAAACCGCAGGTCATGGCCGGCATCCGGGAGCTCATTAACGTCGGAATTTATCCTGAAAATCTCTGGATGTAA
- a CDS encoding PEP-CTERM sorting domain-containing protein (PEP-CTERM proteins occur, often in large numbers, in the proteomes of bacteria that also encode an exosortase, a predicted intramembrane cysteine proteinase. The presence of a PEP-CTERM domain at a protein's C-terminus predicts cleavage within the sorting domain, followed by covalent anchoring to some some component of the (usually Gram-negative) cell surface. Many PEP-CTERM proteins exhibit an unusual sequence composition that includes large numbers of potential glycosylation sites. Expression of one such protein has been shown restore the ability of a bacterium to form floc, a type of biofilm.), with translation MKLRNAVIWILLIVSAGFLQSALVTTNIITSGDTYASSAAPASENGAKEHIWVRSWTNASSNPDSMKAYLKFVLPSDMVAGSITGAGLTFVRQGTAIGIDLTMNLYGLTLAQSWIEKGGGAGNNLTWNNAPANDTGSMWGFTSDAKLLASSLWVKGSEGEAVSIASSADWVAFLNTFDPGDTVTLMLAHDSPLDNAGVTRLASREHATLDAPTLTLEYTQIPEPATIGILGGGCILLLLARRSHKK, from the coding sequence ATGAAATTAAGAAATGCAGTTATCTGGATATTGTTGATTGTGAGCGCCGGATTTTTACAAAGCGCTTTGGTTACAACCAATATCATCACCAGCGGAGATACATATGCGTCATCCGCTGCCCCGGCCAGTGAGAATGGCGCCAAAGAGCATATTTGGGTGAGAAGCTGGACCAATGCCAGCAGCAACCCGGATTCAATGAAAGCATATCTGAAATTTGTATTACCATCAGATATGGTTGCCGGAAGTATCACGGGAGCCGGCTTAACGTTTGTGCGTCAGGGAACTGCAATAGGGATAGACCTTACGATGAATCTTTACGGGCTGACTTTAGCGCAAAGCTGGATTGAAAAAGGCGGCGGTGCCGGGAATAATTTGACCTGGAATAATGCGCCGGCCAACGATACGGGTTCTATGTGGGGATTCACTTCAGACGCGAAGTTATTAGCTTCTTCTTTATGGGTGAAAGGTAGTGAAGGCGAAGCTGTATCAATCGCCAGCTCTGCTGACTGGGTTGCATTTTTGAATACATTTGATCCCGGCGATACCGTGACATTGATGCTGGCGCATGACAGCCCCCTTGATAATGCAGGTGTCACCCGGTTGGCCTCGCGAGAACACGCTACTCTTGATGCTCCAACATTAACACTGGAGTATACGCAGATACCTGAACCGGCCACAATAGGAATCCTCGGCGGCGGATGCATATTGCTTCTGCTGGCCCGGCGCAGTCACAAAAAATAA
- a CDS encoding DNRLRE domain-containing protein — protein sequence MKRVLVLFTTIWFVISGVSASMITNLTPSADVYINSISPSIKYGGKDYLWVRSWIYNGTNNSMKIYLQFALPSDTASIETASLVLTRIAKAGSAYSYTLYGLKKGSMGEKWTERGTVWNNAPANVTDSPSAFTADAVCLATVDWAAGDEGSTVSMPSTADFVAFLNTFRAGDVVTLMISQNGESGGINRLASKENTIYSGPVLMLTYAKK from the coding sequence ATGAAAAGGGTACTGGTATTGTTTACAACAATATGGTTTGTCATATCAGGTGTAAGTGCATCGATGATTACAAATCTAACTCCGTCTGCTGATGTTTATATAAACTCGATATCGCCGAGTATAAAATATGGCGGAAAAGATTATCTGTGGGTGAGAAGTTGGATTTATAACGGCACCAATAATTCGATGAAGATTTATCTTCAATTTGCATTACCTTCAGATACTGCATCGATTGAGACGGCCAGTCTTGTATTAACCCGTATTGCAAAGGCGGGATCTGCATATTCATATACACTCTATGGGTTAAAAAAAGGATCGATGGGTGAGAAGTGGACAGAACGAGGCACCGTATGGAATAACGCTCCTGCAAATGTGACGGACAGTCCTTCAGCTTTTACAGCGGATGCTGTCTGTTTAGCAACTGTTGACTGGGCCGCGGGTGATGAAGGAAGCACAGTGTCAATGCCGAGTACTGCCGATTTCGTGGCATTTCTGAACACATTTCGCGCCGGCGATGTAGTGACGTTAATGATTTCACAAAACGGGGAGTCCGGCGGCATTAACCGGTTGGCATCCAAGGAAAACACCATATATTCGGGCCCAGTCTTAATGTTAACTTATGCAAAGAAATAG
- a CDS encoding FAD-dependent oxidoreductase: protein MKRYIMNIMILIGLCFHIASAEDQTILFPVADTFANSASVNGLFGTRNEIWVRNWEAGSSMKGYIQFQLPSEKKANVRSVTLSMVRTEPGKVNLQYNLYAIKPASERLWKENGITWNNAPANNLYSGCFFNEEATDVLSVSTLQQGETGELLKFPSTPELLNVINSCLGNTVTFLITQVEDTPSMNRFASKEHETYAPPKLILETVVPGSFKDLAWFRKPVGNIEMAVDGFLWIEAEDFLDYGEWRIDTQFVHKMGSAYLLAAGVGEPLRNAVTEVQISKEGTYRLWVRTKNWFQEYSPGKFAVSVNGQQSKQILGAVASSNWVWESAGEFDLKEGLVRLELNDLTGAFARCDALILTSDLAYNPPEELEAYLHERARLTGIPSEIKDQGEYDVIVVGGGTAGSAAAIAAARMGAKTALVQDRPVLGGNASTELGVYPNGASTHHSNARESGIIEEATLIRFNNNNARISEALHILANAETNLTLFFNQRVIAADMKDASTIRAVEAVDTLTHVISRYRGKYFIDCTGDGWVGYYAGAKCRFGRESREEFNETAAPLQADNITMSGCIIGNMALSYRADDMGEPVNYVPPSWAYKLPPATEFNRTPRAFKIGQWWLEHPGDVNDLDDPEFARDELVRITFGYWGFIKNAWENKDVARNYALAYVPHMNALRETRRLVGDYIMKQQDMEAGTNFPDRISYGGWKLDIHHPRGILSGAGGAYDYAELVPIYSIPFRSTYSTNIANLFFAGRNMSVTHVALGSVRVMSTLATVGQAAGTAAALCAQREITPRELGHQYIDELQQILLKNDQYIPDVVNEDVADLARSAEITASSTQVFSKFATLESMSTSTAHELDRPRAVMFPAGLTRYLGTVGLCMSSECDEPIDVILHVREADESGDFSSTSDITVAKAKVLPGKMSHVTFDLDCRISKPYVWLWIPKTPGVKWFLMEESMPGGCRAYCGNEKWKSDNGQYAFFAEPALSVQSSHRPENIIDGITRNIGGGATEESHQWVSDSEQIMPQWVELDFEKIVQLNKVQLTFDTDINRRMPERPASKKCVKDYYIEIYDGNVWERVMDVKDNFLRHRVHCFPTISGSKLRVVIEATNGDPSARIFEIRTYNDSDGNKGKISS, encoded by the coding sequence ATGAAACGATATATTATGAATATTATGATATTAATCGGATTGTGCTTTCATATTGCAAGCGCTGAGGATCAGACAATTTTGTTTCCTGTAGCTGACACATTCGCAAATTCAGCTTCGGTCAACGGATTATTCGGGACAAGAAATGAAATATGGGTGAGGAACTGGGAAGCTGGCAGCTCAATGAAAGGTTATATCCAGTTTCAGCTTCCATCTGAGAAAAAAGCCAATGTCCGGTCTGTAACGTTATCGATGGTGCGAACGGAACCGGGCAAAGTTAATTTGCAATATAATCTGTATGCAATAAAGCCGGCATCGGAACGGTTATGGAAAGAAAACGGCATAACGTGGAATAATGCGCCGGCGAATAATTTATACAGTGGATGTTTTTTTAACGAAGAGGCGACAGATGTATTGAGTGTCAGCACGTTGCAGCAGGGTGAAACCGGCGAGTTATTGAAATTTCCTTCTACTCCGGAACTGCTGAATGTAATTAATTCGTGTTTGGGCAATACAGTGACCTTTTTGATCACGCAGGTTGAAGACACTCCTTCGATGAACCGGTTTGCTTCAAAAGAGCATGAGACATATGCACCGCCGAAATTGATATTGGAAACGGTTGTTCCCGGGAGTTTTAAGGATCTTGCATGGTTTAGAAAACCGGTTGGTAATATTGAAATGGCTGTAGATGGTTTTCTTTGGATTGAGGCGGAAGATTTTTTGGATTATGGCGAATGGCGGATTGACACACAGTTTGTTCATAAAATGGGATCTGCTTATCTGTTAGCTGCTGGCGTTGGGGAGCCACTAAGGAATGCTGTGACAGAAGTGCAGATATCGAAAGAAGGAACATATCGACTTTGGGTGCGCACCAAAAATTGGTTTCAGGAGTATTCTCCAGGAAAGTTTGCAGTTTCTGTTAACGGACAACAGTCAAAACAGATTCTCGGCGCAGTAGCTTCAAGTAACTGGGTTTGGGAATCCGCCGGTGAATTTGATTTAAAAGAAGGATTGGTTCGATTGGAGTTAAATGACTTAACCGGTGCGTTTGCTCGTTGCGATGCGCTGATTTTAACGAGTGATTTGGCGTATAATCCTCCAGAAGAACTTGAGGCATATTTGCATGAGCGGGCACGGCTGACCGGAATACCGTCAGAGATCAAAGACCAGGGTGAGTATGATGTTATTGTGGTAGGCGGCGGGACAGCGGGATCTGCTGCGGCGATTGCCGCCGCACGAATGGGTGCGAAAACGGCTTTGGTGCAGGATCGTCCGGTGCTGGGCGGGAATGCCAGCACCGAACTGGGTGTATATCCGAACGGTGCGAGTACTCACCATTCAAATGCCCGTGAAAGCGGGATTATCGAAGAAGCGACACTGATTCGGTTTAATAATAATAATGCCCGGATCAGTGAAGCGTTACATATTTTGGCCAATGCAGAAACAAACCTAACCCTTTTTTTTAACCAACGCGTGATTGCTGCGGATATGAAGGATGCCTCTACAATAAGGGCGGTAGAGGCCGTTGATACGCTTACTCATGTAATCAGCCGCTATCGCGGGAAATATTTCATCGATTGTACCGGAGACGGATGGGTTGGATATTATGCCGGGGCAAAATGCCGGTTTGGACGTGAGTCCAGGGAAGAGTTTAATGAAACAGCGGCTCCATTGCAGGCAGATAATATAACAATGAGCGGGTGCATTATCGGCAATATGGCTCTTTCTTATCGCGCCGATGACATGGGAGAGCCGGTAAATTATGTTCCCCCCTCCTGGGCGTATAAACTTCCGCCAGCCACAGAGTTTAACCGTACGCCAAGGGCGTTTAAAATCGGACAGTGGTGGCTGGAGCACCCTGGTGATGTTAACGATCTGGATGATCCTGAATTTGCTCGCGATGAATTGGTACGCATTACATTCGGTTACTGGGGCTTTATCAAGAATGCCTGGGAAAATAAAGATGTTGCGCGTAACTATGCTTTAGCCTACGTGCCGCATATGAATGCACTGCGTGAAACCCGGCGGCTGGTTGGTGATTATATTATGAAACAGCAGGATATGGAAGCAGGGACAAATTTTCCGGATCGCATTTCATATGGCGGCTGGAAACTGGATATACATCATCCTCGCGGAATTTTGTCCGGAGCAGGTGGAGCTTATGATTATGCAGAGCTGGTTCCAATTTACAGTATCCCCTTCCGTTCAACATATTCGACAAATATAGCGAATCTGTTTTTTGCCGGCAGAAATATGAGTGTGACTCATGTTGCGCTTGGATCGGTGCGGGTAATGTCAACTTTAGCAACCGTCGGGCAGGCGGCAGGAACGGCTGCTGCGCTTTGTGCGCAACGGGAGATTACTCCGAGAGAACTAGGACACCAATATATTGATGAATTACAGCAAATATTGCTTAAAAATGATCAATATATTCCGGATGTTGTAAATGAAGATGTCGCTGATCTCGCGAGATCAGCAGAAATAACAGCATCAAGCACACAGGTATTTTCGAAATTTGCAACACTTGAATCAATGTCAACAAGTACAGCGCATGAACTGGACAGGCCGCGCGCTGTGATGTTTCCAGCGGGGCTCACCAGATACCTTGGCACGGTGGGCTTATGTATGTCATCGGAATGCGATGAGCCAATTGATGTTATTTTGCACGTGAGAGAAGCTGATGAATCCGGAGATTTTTCATCAACGAGTGATATAACTGTGGCAAAGGCTAAAGTCCTGCCAGGAAAAATGTCACATGTAACTTTTGATTTAGACTGCCGGATATCAAAACCATATGTATGGCTGTGGATCCCAAAAACACCCGGTGTAAAATGGTTTTTGATGGAAGAAAGCATGCCTGGGGGATGTCGTGCATATTGTGGAAATGAAAAATGGAAATCAGATAATGGCCAATATGCTTTTTTTGCGGAACCGGCATTAAGCGTTCAAAGTTCTCACAGACCGGAAAATATCATAGACGGTATTACGCGTAATATAGGTGGCGGTGCCACGGAGGAAAGCCATCAATGGGTTTCTGATTCTGAACAAATAATGCCGCAATGGGTTGAGTTGGACTTTGAGAAGATAGTTCAATTAAACAAGGTGCAACTTACTTTTGATACAGATATCAATCGCCGAATGCCGGAACGTCCTGCCTCAAAAAAATGTGTAAAAGATTATTATATTGAAATCTATGATGGAAATGTGTGGGAGCGCGTAATGGATGTAAAAGACAATTTTTTACGTCATCGAGTACATTGTTTTCCAACGATAAGTGGCTCGAAGTTAAGAGTTGTTATTGAGGCTACAAATGGCGATCCGTCAGCTCGTATTTTTGAAATCCGCACATATAACGATTCGGATGGCAACAAAGGAAAAATATCAAGTTAA